TTTGATTCACTGGGTCGATGATGAGTGCTCCAAACAATCCGTTTGTGATCTGGTCCATTTCGAATACGTGCGAGTGATACCATCTTGTCCCAGATGGACCGGCAACGAATTCGTAAATGAATGAGCCCCCTGGTTGTATGGGGTCACGTGAAATGCCGGGTACGCCGTCCATCGGTGACGGCACATTGACACCATGCCAGTGTAATGTGGTAGGTTGGCCAAGGTGATTGTTGACCGTGATCCGAACCTTGTCTCCTTCACGGACACGAATCGTAGGGCCGGGGAATTGGCTGTTTATTAGGTATCCATCGAAGCTACTGCCGTTGCTAAGGGAGACGTTCCCCCTTGATATATTAAACAAAAAGGTTTTTACGCTGCCGTTCCATTGGACAGTAGGGTGTTCTGGAATCGCCATGGGAGCGGATATGCCAGGTAAAAAATTTCGAATGAGCGGATAACCACCAATACCAATCAATGCAACTCCGCCAAGAGCCATCAGGAACTCTCGCCGAGTCATGAGTCTATCGCCGTTTGCCACATTGTCACCTCGCACGGATTAGTATGTGATGTTTGCGCTACACTATGAACAGAAGACAGGGGGTACGAATCTGAATGATGAATGGTAATGGTATGATGGGATTCGGGGCCATGAGCATATATTGGATTTTTTGGTCACTACTCGTCATGGCGGGAGTCCTCCTCGTCGTCTGGGTGATCTTTCGAGTGATACGAAGAGCAGGTTCTCGGCATCATGACGTATCTTCTACGGATCCCGCAATTCGGCTGCTCAGAGAACGCTACGCCCGTGGAGAAATAGATCAGGAGGAGTATATGCGACGTCTGGAAAACCTAACGGATTAGAGGTCTCCATACTCCTCCGTGAGAAATTGTATGTTTAGGACAGAGATTCACAAGTTGTCTCTAATGTGTTTGTACTCTTCCTTGGTGATTTCACCCTGTGCGTATCGCTTCGCCGCAATCTCTTTTGCGTCCGGTTTATTACGTATCGTGTCGTTTCTGTACGAGAAAGACCGTACTAGGTAGACGATAACGGAAATGATTGCTACCAGAATGACCAGTTGAAACACCCATCCCAGAATTCCCATCCCATACCCCGTTCCATACCCGAATCCACCAAAACCCATCATAATAATCCCTCCGATTCAAGAACCTTCATCATCCAATGATAATTTTCCCGTACATTCCTTTAGCAGCGTGGCCGGGATATTGGCAAAGGTAGTAGAACGTTCCGGACTGTGAAGCGGTAAAGCTGGTCGTGGCCATTGAGACATTGTTGCCGTCAGCTTCCGGAATCGGTGCAACCACCGAGCCAGAATAGATGCCACCTTGCATCATTGACATATATCCGTATGGCGGTCCCGCCGTTGAAACTTCAAGGCCGTGTGCCATGTCGCTGTCCTCGTTGACCAATTCAAACGTAACATTTGCACCTTTTGAAACATGTAAAGTCGGATTGACGAGTCCTCCAATGACGAATTTCTCGGCGGGGCCCGTTTTGTTGTCACTCATTGCTCCTCCAAATACTACGATGCGAACAGAATCCCCAGTGTACGTAATGGAGTTGTTTGCTTTATCTACAGTTGCACGGGCCAGTGATGATTCCATGTCATGATTTGCTTGACTCATCGTGAGCTCGGTGCCCTGTCTGGAGACTCCGCCTCCCATCATTGAGCCCATCGCACCTGACCAAGCTCCCGACTCCGTACTTGCGCCTCCCCCACCATATTGACCCATCATACCGGGTGACCCTGCTACGTTACTGTTATATCCGGTACCTGGCACTGCGCTGGAGTATCCGCCCATCATGCCGGCAAACTCAACGTTAGTTGGTGTGGAGGAAGTGTTTGCAGATGGAGCCGTGGGCAAAGATGCAGCAAAGCTTTTGTGTGCGTTCAAACCAAGCCCCACAGCACTGATACCAATTAGCAGAGTAGGAATAAGAACCGCATAGCGTTTCATCAAAATCCCTCCCGTTTTTTGCTACGTGTTGATCGTAACTGCCTTTTGTAAAGAAAGTGTGTAGACTCTTTGAGCAGACAGTGACAGGGAGAGACTTCACTGTGTTGGCTGCTACGAAGTGAGGAATTACTCTTTGATACGAAATAAGAGTGTGTCTTGCGAGGTGGGCATAATAAAATTCCCCGCCTCGTTTCAGGAACGAGACGGGGAATCGTTTGAAAGGAGTTCCTGAAACTTAGTTGACGTCGTATCCTGCGTCTTCAACGGCTTCCTTCAGTGCAGCGACGTTAGTCTTGGATTCGTCGAATGTCACGGTCGCCTTGGCACCCTCCAAATCAACGTTTGCCTCTTGTACACCGGCTACGCCTTTCAGAGCTTTGGTGACGGAATTTACACATCCGCCGCATGTCATGCCTTTTACTGTGATGGTTTCTGTGGTCATATTGAACATCTCCTCATTGTATGACCGTATGTTTTAGTGCATTGAAACCCTTCAACAAAGTGAGTGAGTCATTGCGACTCTTGGCTACACCTCCTTTGCTAATTTTAATCGTCGGAGCAGCAAGCTGTTCGAGACAACGCTGACCGAACTCAGTGCCATAGCAGCTCCAGCGATAATTGGACTCAAAATGCCGAGTGCTGCCAGGGGAATGCCAAGGACGTTGTAGAAGAACGCCCAGAACAGGTTCTGTCGAATCTTCTTCATGGTTGCCTTGGAAAGACGAATGGCCTCGACCACTCCGTGCATGCTTCCGTGCATCAGGGCGATGTCAGCAGCGTCTAAGGCAACATCTGCGCCAGTTCCCATCGCAATGCCAATGTCTGCTGCCGCCAGTGCTGGTGCATCATTGATACCGTCTCCAACCATCGCCACGACCTGGCCTGCCTTTTTCAGTTCTTGAACCTTGCTCGCCTTATCCTGTGGCATGACGCCTGCAATCACATTCTTGATGCCGACTTGTGCAGCAACAGCACTCGCCGTTCGTTCGTTGTCGCCGGTAATCATCCAGACCTCAATTCCCATGTCAGAAAGCTCTCGAACGGTGGTAATGGCATCTGATTTGATGGTGTCCGCCATGGCGATGATACCGAGCAGGCCTTTATCGGAAGCCACAAGGACGGCGGTCTTACCTGCTGTCTCATACTCGGCGAGTACCTCATCAGGAAATTCGCTGATGCCCGTTTCGGACAACCAACGCCGATTGCCAATGCGAATGGTCTCGCCATCCACAACTCCAATAATGCCTTTCCCAGGGATAGCCTGAACATCCTTGGCTTGTGGTATCGCCATTCCTTGCTCCTTGGCATGTGCAATCACGGCTGCACCCAGTGGATGCTCACTCTGCGCCTCAAGTGCCGCTGCGAAAGCCATCAATTCCGCTTCTGACGCAAGTGCTGTCGTCCAGACATCCGTGACAGAAGGCTTTCCGACGGTTACGGTTCCCGTTTTGTCGAGGACCAGCGTTGTCACCTTGTGAGCTTTTTCAAGGTGTTCGCCACCCTTAATCAGAATCCCAGACTCTGCGCCGAGCCCAGTGCCGACCATGATGGCGGTTGGTGTTGCCAATCCGAGGGAACAAGGGCAGGCGATGACGAGCACAGCCACGGCGGCAATGAGGCCGGCTGTCCAGCCGACGATGAAACCCCATAACAAGAGCGTCACAAGGGCGACAACCAGAACAATTGGGACAAAAATACCGGAGATTTTATCAGCCAGTCGCTGTACTGGAGCCTTTGAACCTTGTGCCTGGTCAACAAGTCGGATGACTTGCGCTAAGGCCGTGTCTGCACCCACCTTGCCAATCTCCATCGTCAAGACACCAGCTTGGTTGACAGATGCGCCTACAACCGGATCACCAGGCGCCTTTGCAACGGGCATGGACTCACCGGTCAAAAACGATTCATCCACTGACGAAGAACCTTCCAGGACTTTTCCATCACTTGGAATCTTTTCTCCAGGACGGACACGGACGACATCGCCGACCTTTAGGTCTTCCACGGGCAAATCCACTTCTTCGCCGTCTCGAATGACGTGAGCAACTTTTGCCCCGAGCTTTGCCAGTGACTCAATCGCCGAGCTGGATTTTGCCTTAGCGCTGCTCTCCAGCAACTTACCCATGAAAATTAGCGTAACAACTGTTGCCGAGCTGTCGAAATAGACATCCGGCCGTCCAAGGACGGTCAAGATGGCACTGTACAAGTAGGCGACTGACGTACCAAGTGCAACTAGGACGTCCATGTTGGCTGCTCCGCCTCGGAGGGAGTGGTAAGCACCTTTATAAAAGCGCCAACCTACGTAGAACTGTACCGGCGTCGCCAGAATAAAGCTAACCCAGTTTGGCATAAAGGCAGATCCGCCGAACAACATGACAAACATTTGAATCACGAGGGGGAGCGTCAGTATAACCGATCCCCAGAATTTCATGACATCCCGTCGGTACGCTTGTTCCTTCCTTTTCTTCTCGTCAGCGGCTGCTGTTTCGGACGCTAAGGTTGCACCGTAACCGGCCTTTTCAACGGCCTTGATAAGATCATGCTCTTGAAGCACGCCAGGGAAGTACACAATGTGCGCTTTCTCCGATGCCAAATTGACACTTGCCTCTTTGACGGCATCCAGTCGGTTGACGACCTTTTCAATGCGTGCCGAACAAGCTGCACACGTCATGCCTGTAATGTTCAAGTCGACTTCTCGTACAGGGACGGAATATCCGGATTTCTCGATCTTCTCGACAACATCCTGCCACGTTGACGTTCCATTCAGAACAACCCTTGCCCGTTCCGATGCTAGGTTCACGTTGATCGATTCGATACCGGGTAGTTTGGAGACGTTTTTTTCAATGCGGGCAGCACAGGCTGCACACGTCATACCTTCAACAGGGAGTGTCACTTCTATCTTTGGTGTTGCGGTATGTTCTGCTTGTGACATCAGATTCTCACCCCAGATTCTGCTATGACTTAGGATTTTGTAAATTGACGGATGACATCCATCAGTTCATCGACCTTGGCCCCGCCGTCGGTGTGGTTAGTGATTGCATCGACGACACACCCTCGTGTATGTGAGTCGAGGAGGGTAAGCCCGACCCGTTGCAGCGCACTTTTGATGGCAGCAATCTGAACAAGAATGTCGACGCAATAACGGTCTTCATCAATCATTTTCTGGATTCCACGGACTTGGCCTTCGACTCGGCGGAGCCTTTTTTGCAAGTCATCCTTTTGCGGACCGTAGCTGTGACTCGTATGATCAGCGCACATCCTCAAGGCCTCACTTTCGTTTGTTGTTCTATATACACCATACCCCCGTACCGTACATGTGTCAAATTCATTGATCACGTTTTGGCACAGAACATGGGCACCAGAAATACAGTTGTCACAGTATATCAATTTCCCAAAGGAGGCTGGAGCATGATGTCCAGCTTGAGATGCGGGAGAACCAAGCTAATTGTACCGAGCCTGGATCTTCCTCCATATGAGCTACATCACGGCATCTCGTTGCCGAGGAGGTAACACAGACCATCAACAACTGGGTGGAGGTACGTGCGTGGGGTTACAATGGATCGAGTCCCGGCCCTGTTATGACGTTCAGCAACCTGTCGAATTGCAAAGGCGTAAACAACCGCCTCCCCAGGCTTCACCACGGATCCCACGCCAACTTCGGGCACGCCATCAATGTCATTCGGGGCAAGTGAGTTGATGTCCGCCGGGAAAACGATTCGTAAACTCAACCTAAATGTGCTCGCCCCGGAATGGGCTGTTCAGAAGGGGGAGGGCGGCAGGAATCTACACAAGATAAAGCCCATGAGCATGGACTTTAACTACTTCACCATCAATGGGAAGGTGTACCCGGATACTTCACCACTGGGAGTACCGTACGGGGAGACTGTGCGGATTCGTTTGGGAAACCTGAGTCAAAATTCTCATCCAATGCACGCCTGCACGGCCATAAGTTTTCCGTGGTAGCGGCAGATGGCAACCGAGTCATACAGTCTCTGACCAAGAACACAATTAATATCGCACCGGGTGAGACTTGGGCCATTGAATTTCAGACAAATAACGCGGGAACATGGGCATTTCACTGTCACAAACCGCATCACATGGCAAACGAGCATACATCGAAACTCGGTGGAATTTTCACGACCGTCAAATACGTCTGACCGTCAAGGCGTCTGAAGTCCGGCTTCCCTGGCGTACTCGACCATCTGGGACTGTGTCAAAGGACCCACAGTATGACGGACCACCGTTCCGTTCGAAGTAATGAAAAAGGTTTCCGGTTGCCCCGATACTCCGTACGGGGGAGACCAGTAGTTGTTGGCATCGAGAAGAACCGTAACATCGGCTGGAATAGCATACTTTTTCACATAATCCTGCACAAGGCCCGTACCATCGCCACGATCAATCAGAACCACGTGAATCTGTTTCCCATACCGCTTGGCAAAGGAGACAAGATCCGGAGTTTCCTGAATACAGGGTGGACACCACGGCGTAAAAAAGTCCAACAGGACTGGTTGCCCTTGCAAGCTGGTAAGGGAGAATGCTTGTCCATTCACAGTGTTGGTTTGAATATTGGGAGCGACCTGGCCCACTTGGACGGGGGTACTGTGCTTCCAATTTCGAGTGATGAAGTATCCGAAGAAAACCACCAAGGTAACCGCCACGGTGATGGCAACTACGGATCTTCGTGTGAGTGTTGGCATGTGCAATGACTCCTGAGTACATTCGTCTTTGAGAATGAGAGGTCACGATACCTCATGTAGCAGGGCGTCTGTGAACCTCTTGAATTAAAGTAAACAGCAATAAGAGCTCGGTGACAACAAGAACACATTGAATGACCCATACAATGTGATTGCTGACCATCCCAATTAACATCACACTCATGGAGACGCTCATGAGGTTCGCGATCCCCGATTCAACAA
The Alicyclobacillus curvatus genome window above contains:
- a CDS encoding SHOCT domain-containing protein; its protein translation is MMNGNGMMGFGAMSIYWIFWSLLVMAGVLLVVWVIFRVIRRAGSRHHDVSSTDPAIRLLRERYARGEIDQEEYMRRLENLTD
- a CDS encoding plastocyanin encodes the protein MKRYAVLIPTLLIGISAVGLGLNAHKSFAASLPTAPSANTSSTPTNVEFAGMMGGYSSAVPGTGYNSNVAGSPGMMGQYGGGGASTESGAWSGAMGSMMGGGVSRQGTELTMSQANHDMESSLARATVDKANNSITYTGDSVRIVVFGGAMSDNKTGPAEKFVIGGLVNPTLHVSKGANVTFELVNEDSDMAHGLEVSTAGPPYGYMSMMQGGIYSGSVVAPIPEADGNNVSMATTSFTASQSGTFYYLCQYPGHAAKGMYGKIIIG
- a CDS encoding heavy-metal-associated domain-containing protein, with amino-acid sequence MTTETITVKGMTCGGCVNSVTKALKGVAGVQEANVDLEGAKATVTFDESKTNVAALKEAVEDAGYDVN
- a CDS encoding copper-translocating P-type ATPase — translated: MSQAEHTATPKIEVTLPVEGMTCAACAARIEKNVSKLPGIESINVNLASERARVVLNGTSTWQDVVEKIEKSGYSVPVREVDLNITGMTCAACSARIEKVVNRLDAVKEASVNLASEKAHIVYFPGVLQEHDLIKAVEKAGYGATLASETAAADEKKRKEQAYRRDVMKFWGSVILTLPLVIQMFVMLFGGSAFMPNWVSFILATPVQFYVGWRFYKGAYHSLRGGAANMDVLVALGTSVAYLYSAILTVLGRPDVYFDSSATVVTLIFMGKLLESSAKAKSSSAIESLAKLGAKVAHVIRDGEEVDLPVEDLKVGDVVRVRPGEKIPSDGKVLEGSSSVDESFLTGESMPVAKAPGDPVVGASVNQAGVLTMEIGKVGADTALAQVIRLVDQAQGSKAPVQRLADKISGIFVPIVLVVALVTLLLWGFIVGWTAGLIAAVAVLVIACPCSLGLATPTAIMVGTGLGAESGILIKGGEHLEKAHKVTTLVLDKTGTVTVGKPSVTDVWTTALASEAELMAFAAALEAQSEHPLGAAVIAHAKEQGMAIPQAKDVQAIPGKGIIGVVDGETIRIGNRRWLSETGISEFPDEVLAEYETAGKTAVLVASDKGLLGIIAMADTIKSDAITTVRELSDMGIEVWMITGDNERTASAVAAQVGIKNVIAGVMPQDKASKVQELKKAGQVVAMVGDGINDAPALAAADIGIAMGTGADVALDAADIALMHGSMHGVVEAIRLSKATMKKIRQNLFWAFFYNVLGIPLAALGILSPIIAGAAMALSSVSVVSNSLLLRRLKLAKEV
- a CDS encoding metal-sensitive transcriptional regulator, whose translation is MCADHTSHSYGPQKDDLQKRLRRVEGQVRGIQKMIDEDRYCVDILVQIAAIKSALQRVGLTLLDSHTRGCVVDAITNHTDGGAKVDELMDVIRQFTKS
- a CDS encoding redoxin domain-containing protein, whose protein sequence is MPTLTRRSVVAITVAVTLVVFFGYFITRNWKHSTPVQVGQVAPNIQTNTVNGQAFSLTSLQGQPVLLDFFTPWCPPCIQETPDLVSFAKRYGKQIHVVLIDRGDGTGLVQDYVKKYAIPADVTVLLDANNYWSPPYGVSGQPETFFITSNGTVVRHTVGPLTQSQMVEYAREAGLQTP